A DNA window from Streptomyces asoensis contains the following coding sequences:
- the kdpF gene encoding K(+)-transporting ATPase subunit F: MSAENVVGLLVAVALLGYLVLALIFPERF; this comes from the coding sequence GTGAGCGCCGAGAACGTCGTCGGCCTGCTCGTGGCCGTCGCCCTGCTGGGCTATCTCGTCCTTGCCCTGATCTTCCCGGAGAGGTTCTGA